The sequence ATATGGCACTGGCCTGCATATGGGCCTCCTCACTTTTGGCTTTGTTGATCAGCCAGAGCGAAACCAAGTTGCCAATGAGGGCCAGTACCGATATGATGATCATCCACTGAAAAAGTGGTGTTTCACTTTGGCTAAAAAACCTCCGTAAGACTTCTGAAAAGCCTAATAGTGCCAATCCCATCTGAAAATAACCACTGATTTTGGCTACCTTTTTTTTGCGAGCCATTGCTGCTCCAACAGCAAATAAGCTCAGGCCGTAGACTATGGAGTCTGCCAGCATATCCAGAGAATCAGCCACTAAACCCATAGAGCGGGAAATCCAACCGGTAGTCATTTCTACAACAAAGAAACCGAAATTGATGCCCAACACACACCAAAGTATTTTTCGCTGTTGAGTATCATCAATAGTAGATGGTAAATCAACATTCTCCTCCGTTTTTTCCAGCCTCTCGTTAAAGTTCAATGCTGTTATAGCCTGATGGATTTCATCTACTTTTTCGGTATGATAGACTTTTAATTTACGATTAGGTATATCAAAATCTAAATACTTCACACCATTAAAAGGTCCTAATTTCATGCGGATTATCTGCTCCTCTGAGGGGCAGTCCATTTTGCTGATGTGGAAGGTGGATTTTTTCAAAATATGTAGTTAAACTTTTGGGTTTTGATGAATATCCTAAATGCAAACTGTTATAGACTTTCAATAACTGCTTTTAACTTTGACTGAATTTCTTCAGCAATGCCTTCCAGATCTTTATTCTCTACGGCCTGCATAGATGCTACCGGATCCACTGCTGCTATTTCTACGCTATCATCGCTTTGTTGGACGATTACATTGCAGGGCAGCATTGCCCCAATTTTATCTTCGGCTAATAATGCCTTGTGTGCGAAGGGCGGATTACATGCACCGAGAATCTTGTAAGGACGAAAATCTTCATCCAGCTTTTTCTTCAGAGTTTCTTTTACATCAATTTCAGTAAGGATACCGAACCCTTCCTCTTTCAGAGTCTCTGTTACTTTTTGAATCGCTTCTTCGAAGCTTATATTTTCCAATGTTTTTTCGTGATAATATGTCATGTGTGTCATATTTTTTGTTATCATTGTTTTCATTATATGAATTTTGCTCAGCAAAGTCCGTAACTATTGTTACAAGGTGAAGGACCCTGTCCAGCTAATGAAAGCAGTTGACTATGTCTTCAATTTTCACCGATTCTACTTTTTATAAGCCAACAACCTCAATGCATTAAATACTACTACCAAAGTAGAACCTTCATGGATGAGTACGGCAGGACCTATAGTTGCAATACCAGAAATTGTCAGTGGAATTAAAATACCTACAATTCCCAGACTTATCCACAGGTTTTGTTTGATGATACTCTTAGCATTTCTGCTCAGTGCGATGGCAAAAGGCAGTGTTTCCAGCTTATCGGCCATCAGGGCAATATCGGCTGTTTCCAGGGCCACATCACTGCCTGCTGCCCCCATGGCAATCCCCACAGTACTATTGGCCATGGCCGGTGCGTCATTTACGCCATCACCCACCATCGCCACTTTGGATTCATTTTTTTTGAGCTTTTTAATCGCTTCTACCTTTTCTTCCGGCAGCAAGCTGCCCCAGGCATCCGTGAGACCGATCTCTTTGGCCACTGCATCGGCTACTTTCTGGTTATCACCCGTAAGCATGATCATACGCTTGATACCAATCTTTTTGAGCTGCTCCAGGGTATTTTTAGCTTCCTTTCTGGGCGTATCCATCAGGGCAATGATACCAATGTAGTGGTCATTCTGACGGATCAGCATTGTGGTATTTCCATCTGATTCCAGTGACTTAACCTTTTCTTCCGTTTCCTTCTCTGGCTTATTGTCATCCAGGGATTCAAACAGGTCCAGATTGCCGATGTATACTTTGTCATCACCCAAGGTAGCCTTAATCCCCTTACCAAGCACCGCTTCCAGGTCTTTCGCATCAGGCACATC comes from Echinicola vietnamensis DSM 17526 and encodes:
- a CDS encoding cation transporter, with translation MKKSTFHISKMDCPSEEQIIRMKLGPFNGVKYLDFDIPNRKLKVYHTEKVDEIHQAITALNFNERLEKTEENVDLPSTIDDTQQRKILWCVLGINFGFFVVEMTTGWISRSMGLVADSLDMLADSIVYGLSLFAVGAAMARKKKVAKISGYFQMGLALLGFSEVLRRFFSQSETPLFQWMIIISVLALIGNLVSLWLINKAKSEEAHMQASAIFTSNDIVVNGGVILAGVLVYLLESKWPDLAIGGIVFAFVMRGAVRILKLART
- a CDS encoding DUF302 domain-containing protein translates to MTYYHEKTLENISFEEAIQKVTETLKEEGFGILTEIDVKETLKKKLDEDFRPYKILGACNPPFAHKALLAEDKIGAMLPCNVIVQQSDDSVEIAAVDPVASMQAVENKDLEGIAEEIQSKLKAVIESL